One genomic window of Vibrio ziniensis includes the following:
- a CDS encoding diol dehydratase reactivase subunit alpha, translating into MAYIVGIDIGNSTTEVALAVQQAGETRFVASAITETTGIKGTKRNLFGIYTALDLVVKKANLTREDIDIIRINEATPVIGDVAMETITETIITESTMIGHNPKTPGGLGLGVGITITFNDLLHCDKSKAYILVAPGELDFADIAAMINAATQAGYKIEAAILQKDDGVLVSNRLNKIIPIVDEVKYIDRIPMGMPAAVEVAMPGQVISTLSNPYGIATVFELDADETKNVVPVARALIGTRSAVVVKTPEGDVKARTIPAGHITLYSEGRTTTIDVAQGSEKIMQGVSACKTLDNVTGEAGSNIGGMLENVRQTMAELTNKPSNEIYIQDLLAVDTLVPINVTGGLAGEFSLEHAVGIASMVKSDHLQMARIAEEIHGTLNVKVQIGGAEAEAAILGALTTPGTQTPLAILDLGAGSTDASIIDGQGRMTAIHLAGAGDMVTMIIASELGLDDTYLAEDIKKYPLAKVESLFHLRHEDGTVQFFDKPLPSEIFARVVVVKETGFIPLAGEESIEKVRMIRRTAKQRVFVTNAIRALRAVSPTGNIRDIPFVVLVGGSSLDFEVPQLVTDALSHYNLVAGRGNVRGTEGPRNAVATGLILSYHTSKGEAHA; encoded by the coding sequence ATGGCGTATATAGTGGGCATTGATATCGGTAACTCTACGACCGAAGTTGCATTAGCAGTTCAGCAAGCCGGGGAAACTCGCTTTGTGGCAAGTGCAATTACAGAAACAACTGGTATCAAAGGCACCAAGCGTAATTTGTTTGGTATCTATACTGCGCTGGATCTCGTGGTTAAAAAAGCCAATTTAACACGTGAAGACATTGACATAATCCGCATCAATGAAGCCACGCCCGTAATTGGTGATGTAGCGATGGAAACCATTACGGAAACCATCATTACTGAATCAACAATGATCGGACACAACCCCAAAACACCCGGTGGTTTAGGACTTGGGGTTGGCATCACCATCACCTTTAACGACTTACTGCATTGCGACAAAAGTAAGGCTTACATACTCGTCGCACCCGGCGAGCTAGATTTCGCAGACATTGCTGCCATGATCAATGCCGCAACACAAGCAGGCTACAAAATCGAAGCTGCAATTTTGCAAAAAGACGACGGTGTACTGGTCAGTAACCGCCTCAATAAAATTATTCCTATTGTCGATGAAGTGAAATACATCGACAGAATTCCGATGGGCATGCCCGCTGCTGTTGAAGTCGCCATGCCTGGACAAGTGATCTCTACCCTATCCAACCCCTACGGCATTGCAACTGTGTTCGAACTCGACGCAGACGAAACCAAAAACGTAGTGCCAGTGGCAAGAGCACTTATCGGTACTCGTTCAGCCGTTGTTGTCAAAACGCCTGAAGGTGATGTGAAAGCCCGTACGATTCCCGCGGGCCACATCACTCTTTATTCAGAAGGTAGAACAACAACCATCGACGTTGCTCAAGGCAGCGAAAAAATCATGCAAGGGGTTTCTGCCTGCAAAACATTAGACAACGTGACGGGTGAAGCTGGCAGTAACATCGGCGGTATGTTGGAAAACGTTCGCCAAACCATGGCAGAACTGACCAACAAGCCAAGCAATGAAATCTACATCCAAGACTTGTTGGCTGTAGATACTTTAGTGCCTATTAATGTCACTGGTGGTTTAGCCGGCGAGTTTTCTCTTGAGCACGCGGTCGGTATCGCCTCAATGGTGAAATCGGATCACTTGCAAATGGCGCGTATCGCAGAAGAAATACACGGCACTCTCAACGTCAAAGTTCAAATAGGCGGTGCTGAAGCAGAAGCGGCTATCCTCGGTGCACTCACCACTCCCGGTACACAAACGCCGTTAGCAATTCTCGATTTAGGCGCAGGTTCGACAGACGCTTCCATCATTGACGGCCAAGGCAGAATGACAGCCATACACCTAGCAGGCGCAGGTGACATGGTCACGATGATCATTGCTTCCGAACTGGGATTAGATGATACCTATTTAGCCGAAGACATAAAAAAATACCCACTGGCTAAAGTAGAAAGCTTGTTCCACTTACGCCATGAAGACGGCACGGTGCAATTCTTTGATAAACCTTTACCAAGCGAAATTTTCGCACGCGTTGTCGTCGTAAAAGAAACCGGATTTATTCCATTAGCAGGCGAAGAATCGATTGAAAAAGTGCGCATGATTAGACGCACGGCGAAACAACGAGTCTTCGTTACTAACGCTATACGCGCGCTTCGCGCAGTCAGTCCAACAGGCAATATTCGAGATATACCTTTTGTTGTCCTTGTCGGTGGTTCTTCACTCGACTTTGAAGTTCCACAATTAGTCACAGATGCATTATCGCACTACAACCTTGTTGCTGGTCGAGGCAACGTTCGTGGAACTGAAGGTCCACGTAACGCTGTAGCGACTGGGTTGATCCTTTCCTATCACACTAGTAAAGGAGAAGCCCATGCATAG
- a CDS encoding glycerol dehydratase reactivase beta/small subunit family protein: MHSQLQEVPAIWVYLEQVDNKQLHQMLWGIEEEGIPFKTTEKQITDIRKEAHNAASLSPLAVGIACTHQEIVVHSRNLTPESPLFQVSLHTLGAQGELYSQLRNLGCNAARLVKGLPFKPVNDANQ, from the coding sequence ATGCATAGCCAATTACAAGAAGTTCCTGCCATTTGGGTTTATCTGGAACAAGTAGACAACAAACAACTTCATCAGATGCTTTGGGGAATAGAAGAAGAAGGCATTCCCTTCAAGACAACTGAAAAACAGATAACCGACATAAGAAAAGAAGCACATAACGCGGCATCACTCTCACCTCTAGCGGTTGGGATTGCATGTACTCATCAGGAGATCGTGGTGCACTCGCGCAACCTCACTCCTGAAAGCCCGCTATTTCAAGTTTCACTGCACACACTCGGCGCTCAAGGCGAGCTTTACAGCCAGTTACGCAATTTAGGCTGTAATGCTGCCCGTTTAGTGAAAGGTCTGCCTTTTAAACCTGTGAACGATGCAAACCAGTGA
- a CDS encoding BMC domain-containing protein, whose translation MRKSLGLLEIKGLASAILVADAMAKTASVTIVGIETCKGGGWQTIKVVGDVAAVQASLSSGCELAKRHNAFVAMKTLSRPDQTIMDTWGTPVKKAELKKPKTMPPKVEHAVEPTDVQKTESIESAFEKEPVSENEPVSEYDIVVEEVIAENQPPASVEATCNLCGDPLCERVKGEPHTKCIHNTKVK comes from the coding sequence GTGAGAAAGTCATTAGGACTATTAGAAATCAAAGGGTTAGCTAGCGCTATTTTAGTAGCAGATGCAATGGCTAAAACCGCATCTGTCACTATTGTGGGGATCGAAACCTGTAAAGGTGGCGGTTGGCAAACCATCAAGGTGGTGGGTGATGTTGCAGCGGTTCAAGCATCACTCTCTTCTGGTTGTGAACTGGCAAAACGTCACAACGCATTCGTAGCAATGAAAACGCTCTCCAGACCTGATCAAACCATTATGGATACGTGGGGAACGCCAGTAAAAAAAGCTGAGTTGAAAAAGCCAAAAACTATGCCACCTAAAGTTGAGCATGCCGTTGAACCTACTGATGTGCAAAAGACTGAAAGCATCGAATCAGCTTTTGAAAAAGAACCAGTTTCTGAAAACGAACCCGTTTCGGAATATGACATCGTTGTCGAAGAAGTTATTGCTGAAAATCAACCACCAGCAAGTGTTGAAGCGACTTGTAATTTATGCGGAGACCCGCTTTGTGAACGCGTGAAAGGCGAACCTCACACCAAGTGCATCCACAATACCAAGGTGAAATAA
- a CDS encoding phosphate propanoyltransferase, with amino-acid sequence MNIVEVKQAVCNVLTQMRERPIPVGISNRHLHLSQRDYDCLFPNQAMSVRKELKQPGQYAADQTVTLVGPKGKLEKVRILGPVRSSTQVEISKTDARTLGIPAPIRLSGDLNDTPGIKLVSDMGEVNLTKGVIVALRHIHMSPLDALLFGVKHGDSVSVAIEGTPRGTVFEEVSIRVSPDMVLEMHLDTDEANAADADNPQAFAKILKVSS; translated from the coding sequence GTGAATATTGTTGAAGTTAAACAAGCAGTTTGCAACGTGTTGACCCAGATGCGAGAAAGACCGATCCCCGTGGGTATTTCTAATCGCCATTTGCATCTGTCTCAACGCGATTATGACTGCTTGTTTCCAAATCAAGCGATGTCGGTTCGCAAAGAGTTGAAACAACCTGGGCAATACGCCGCGGATCAAACCGTAACGCTCGTTGGTCCAAAAGGAAAATTGGAAAAGGTTCGTATTCTTGGCCCTGTGCGTAGCTCTACTCAGGTAGAAATATCCAAAACCGATGCTCGCACCTTAGGTATTCCTGCTCCGATCCGTTTGTCTGGTGACCTTAACGATACTCCTGGAATCAAGCTGGTCAGCGATATGGGTGAAGTGAACCTGACTAAAGGCGTCATTGTCGCGCTAAGACATATTCACATGTCGCCTCTCGATGCTTTGTTGTTTGGGGTAAAACACGGTGATTCTGTATCGGTTGCTATTGAAGGCACACCAAGAGGAACGGTGTTTGAAGAAGTATCGATTCGCGTGTCTCCAGATATGGTGTTAGAGATGCACCTCGATACTGATGAAGCCAATGCTGCGGACGCGGACAATCCGCAAGCGTTCGCCAAAATATTGAAGGTGTCATCATGA
- the pduM gene encoding PduM family microcompartment protein produces the protein MMKLDDKVIAAIVERIATLLSEREHAVYTTTLPALASPVELGVLARHGKMMVESVDANSILALARCQTETPEVKHLLKVVSFGVEVTLVIHPSLCSMLPVKALTNLPFIWQTKDGQPVVLWGRSVLAYGDVCQLTHSVVVTRPNTIVTAMAKDVMTKNHIIWSCSEDTLWI, from the coding sequence ATGATGAAACTGGATGACAAAGTTATTGCAGCCATTGTTGAACGTATCGCAACCCTACTAAGCGAACGTGAGCATGCTGTCTACACCACTACACTTCCAGCGCTGGCTTCTCCTGTTGAACTCGGTGTTCTCGCTCGTCATGGCAAGATGATGGTCGAGTCTGTTGATGCCAATAGCATTTTGGCACTGGCTCGTTGCCAAACAGAGACTCCAGAAGTGAAACACTTACTGAAAGTTGTGAGTTTTGGTGTTGAGGTTACTTTAGTCATCCACCCTTCTCTTTGTTCAATGCTGCCTGTTAAGGCTTTGACTAACTTGCCATTTATTTGGCAAACCAAAGATGGTCAGCCCGTTGTTTTATGGGGGCGTTCTGTTCTGGCTTACGGCGATGTCTGCCAACTTACTCATTCCGTCGTGGTAACCAGACCAAACACCATAGTTACAGCAATGGCAAAAGACGTAATGACCAAAAATCACATCATTTGGTCCTGCTCGGAGGACACATTATGGATTTAG
- a CDS encoding EutN/CcmL family microcompartment protein, giving the protein MDLAKVVGSVVSTQKSESLVGRKLLLVQPVGTDGQSPKMPGFPPEVAVDCVGAGDGEFVLLTRGSSARACLNNDRSAADLCVVAILDSLSVSDK; this is encoded by the coding sequence ATGGATTTAGCAAAAGTAGTCGGCTCAGTGGTTTCGACTCAAAAATCAGAAAGCTTAGTTGGACGCAAATTGCTGCTTGTACAGCCAGTTGGAACCGATGGACAGAGCCCTAAAATGCCCGGTTTTCCACCTGAAGTAGCCGTTGATTGTGTGGGCGCAGGTGACGGTGAATTTGTGCTGCTCACCAGAGGATCGTCAGCCAGAGCTTGCCTGAATAACGATCGCTCCGCAGCCGATTTATGTGTGGTTGCCATCTTAGACTCTTTGTCTGTGTCGGATAAGTAA
- a CDS encoding cob(I)yrinic acid a,c-diamide adenosyltransferase: protein MGIYTKTGDKGTTSLVGGVRIAKTDIQVEAYGTVDELNANISVAQKLATVENTKQLLDSIQYQLFYIGAELASPDLNVKSDNQQQVGEQEIKALEDAIDAAMAQVPALHSFVLPGSSVSGSQMHLARAVSRRAERRVLAVNEIKPVRPELMKYLNRLSDALYALARLEDHENQIKCVISKVVQRYQTLTANGVHHSPAQDKATQTALKLLQLAIAEAKQIGIPIVFALVDAHGNTILSYRMPHALLVSSELALKKAYTAVALKMATHELHNLVQPGQPLFQIEASCSDQLVSFGGGYPIFADGKIIGGIGISGGSVEEDMQIAQAALKGL, encoded by the coding sequence GTGGGCATTTACACCAAAACCGGAGACAAAGGCACTACTTCTCTTGTAGGTGGCGTTCGCATAGCAAAAACCGACATACAGGTTGAAGCTTACGGAACCGTCGATGAACTCAATGCCAACATCAGTGTTGCTCAGAAATTGGCGACGGTTGAAAACACAAAACAGCTGCTTGATAGCATTCAATATCAACTGTTCTATATCGGCGCTGAGCTAGCATCCCCAGATCTCAACGTTAAATCAGACAATCAGCAGCAAGTGGGTGAACAAGAGATCAAAGCGTTAGAAGACGCAATTGATGCTGCTATGGCTCAAGTACCAGCACTGCACAGCTTTGTGTTACCGGGAAGTTCGGTTTCAGGGAGCCAAATGCATCTTGCTCGCGCAGTATCTCGCCGTGCAGAAAGAAGAGTACTGGCAGTGAACGAAATCAAACCGGTTCGCCCAGAGTTAATGAAATATCTCAATCGACTCTCTGATGCGCTCTATGCCTTAGCGCGACTCGAAGACCACGAGAATCAAATTAAATGTGTGATTAGCAAAGTTGTTCAGCGATACCAAACGCTCACAGCAAACGGCGTACACCACTCTCCGGCTCAGGACAAGGCAACACAGACTGCGTTGAAACTGTTACAGCTCGCAATAGCAGAAGCCAAACAGATCGGCATTCCTATTGTTTTTGCTCTGGTCGATGCCCATGGCAACACCATCTTAAGTTATCGCATGCCACACGCTCTGTTAGTCAGCAGCGAATTGGCGCTCAAAAAAGCCTATACCGCCGTGGCTCTAAAAATGGCAACTCACGAATTACATAACCTTGTTCAACCGGGTCAACCTCTGTTCCAAATCGAAGCCAGTTGCAGTGATCAATTGGTCTCTTTCGGTGGCGGCTACCCTATTTTCGCTGATGGAAAAATCATAGGCGGGATTGGTATTAGTGGCGGCTCGGTTGAAGAAGATATGCAAATAGCGCAAGCCGCATTAAAAGGACTCTAA